TTGGTCCTAAACATTAGTGTATGCATAAAAAACACAGCCATTTCTCACATGAGTTTCCTCGAGAGCCCATcactgtgttgtgttttgtagcTATCTGTTCATGCACAGTCAAAATTATCGACATCATTATTAGGCAATGTGAAATGGCCACTACTAAAATAGTACGACAATCGTTTTCGAGATGTTTATCAACGAGACACCACTGTTGGAGCTATTGATTCGAAGGTTAAAATTTATCAGATTGCACTCTGCTCCCTGTCATCGTCTGTGAATGCGGATGGAGACATTTCCGCTAGATTATAACGATCAACGAAAAGAACTATCTCCCCTCGATCACAAAAGACATCACCCCTCGATTACAACGATCAACGAAAAGATCTCCCCTCGAACGCATCGGTCACCGGAAGAGAATGCTTAACGGAAGAGAACGCATAGCGGAAGAAGACGCATACCGGAAGATACGTCCTGTGGGAACACTATCAACACCCCAAGCATCGTTGATGACGAAATTACCGTAATGATTGATGACATCGGTTGACGGAATCACCGACGCTGATTGGCCGATGGGAGGTAACGAATTAGTGCGGAGAATATAAAAGAACATGCAGAGCAGAATAGGAACTTAGGCAAGAGTCAGGAGCCGAGAATCGAACTCTGATTCTGCGTGCTCTGattattctttattaaataaaaaaagaaatcaatacCTTgtagaaaaatatgaaattataCATTCAAACTTTCCGCGAAAATAAATCGATACCCTGTCGGGTTGTCTTCACGCCGGCTAGCCAGAATTGGACGAACAAAGAGCGAATATAAAGTTGATGTCCGTGATTGGTTCGTCGCTTTTGCAGGATTAATCATTCTCTGCTGGTCTCGAATCTATTGGACTTGATCCTCTGTTAGAAAAGTTCGTACTGTCGCTTCGAAGTTGGAAGGAAGGGAAAACTTTGTCAAGGATAAAGCGTTTGCATCGTAGTGGCAAATCCTATCCAGCTATGCAGGTGTTATGCGATAGTTGTATTCTAGTGAGGTTCTTTGATGTAGAGTCAGATCATAATATTGCTACGTTCCAATATCACCTATACAAGTGTATGATAAAATAGCTCCCTGCCAGCACGCAAACATTAGGTTTTTGAGTTTacgctgttttgtttggaattggGATCTCTCTTTCTCAAGATGAACAGGCAGTGCGAAAGGGGATTTCCACTCTGGCGaagagagttttttttatgtccaAAAAAGAGCTGACCTCGAAGAAGATCATCACCAACAACCAGTTTTAGTTTCATCGCTGCTGTCGAACAAACTACTGTGTTGAAGTTTTCGTGTGTGCTCCTCCATTGGTGTCTTTGGATGGGAACACCGTTTTAACGGGTAAGTCAGACAAAAACCTGTCTATGGTAGAGCTTCTACATAATGTTTCCCTTCTTGTCGATTCTTCATTTTTGTGCAACTTTAAGCAGAGAATGGTTATCAGTGGTACACGATGGGCCGTGCAAGGTGGTACGAAATTGCGTTGGTACCGCTGTGTCTTTTGCTGATAGTAAATTTAGGTTTAACGCAAAACTGTGGCCAACGAAAGGTTGTGAACTTCCTTATTGTGAACGGTAGCGAAGCGAAGGATGGTCATTGGCCATGGCATGCGGCCATTTTTCACAAAACGGCGCTTACATTCGATTACGTGTGCGGAGGAACAATTCTGAACCAGAATACAATTTTAACGGGTAATCCAGAGGCAAACCTGTTTATGGCATATCCCCTACATGGTGTCTCGCATCTTTCCGATTTTAGCGGCTCACTGCGTGATGACGTTTGAAGGGATTATTCAACCAGAGAGCCTCGTAGTACACCTTGGACGACATCGACTACGCATAGCTACCATGCGCACACAACAACACGAAGTGTTAGAATTGATCGTACATccggaatacaacagcaacggTGTTCGACACAATATTGCTCTGGTTGAACTCGCAACTGACATCACCTACACAGATTATATCCAACCGGTTTGCTTGTGGAATCGAGGTGAAGATCAGAAAACGATTGTTGGCTCTTGGGGAACGGTGGTTGGATTCGGTATTGATGAGACCGATACTCCTTCTGACACACTGCGTGAAGCCACAATTCCCGTGGTTAGTCCTATTACCTGCATTGAAAGCGATCCAGTGTATGCCTCGGTACTTACCTCTGATATGTTCTGCGCTGGCAATGCTAATGGGATCTCTGCATGCAATCAGGATAGCGGAGGTGGTATATTTTTCAAATACAACGATGTGTGGTACATTCGTGGCGTGGTGTCTTTCACGAGGCCTCGACAAGGTACGCTTATATGTGACCCAAATGTATACACCGTGTTTACCGATGTGGCGAAGTACTTGAAATGGATCGAGCAACCAGTCGGATTGAAGGTAGCTTCGACTTTAATACAAAGATGTGGCAAAAGGATAATGACGAACTCTCTGATTGTGAACGGTACCGAAGCGAAAGATGGCTATTGGCCATGGCATGTGGCCATTTTTCACAACAATGCTCGAACGTTCGTTTATGCGTGTGGAGGAACAATTGTCGACCAGAATACAGTTCTAACGGGTAAGCCGGACAGAAACCTGTTTATGATATACACCCATCTTTGATTCTACCATCTTTTCGATTCTAGCGGCTCACTGCTTGATGACGTCGAATGGGATCATTGCAAGAGAGCGCCTCGTAGTGCAAGTTGGACGAAATCGACTGCGCGTTGCTAGCAACCGCGCACAAGAGCACGAAGCGTTCCAGTTAATTGTACATCCGGAATTCATTATCAACGGAATTCAACACAATATCGCACTTATTAAGCTCGCCACCGACATCACCTACACCGACTACATCCAACCGATTTGCTTGTGGAATCGGGGCGATGATCTGAACGCGATCGTTGGTTCTAGGGGAACGGTGATCGGATTTGGTATTGATGAGACTGATGATACTTCTGACACACTGCGTGAAGCTACCATTCCCGTCGTTAGCCATATCACCTGCATCGAAAGTAACCGGAAAGTGTTTGCCTCACTGCTTACCTCGAACATGTTCTGCGCTGGTAATCGCGATGGAATCGGCGCATGTAATGGTGATGCAGGAGGGGGTTTATTCTTCAACTTCAACGATGTTTGGTTCATTCGTGGATTGATGTCTTTCGCAAAGCCTCTCAAAGATGTGGCTACATGCGACACGAAGGAATACACCGTGTTTACCGATGTGGCAAAGTATTTGAGTTGGATCGAGCAACCAAGCAAGCCGGTCTTAACTGCAAGTTTAGCACATAATAGCTGTGGCAATAGGCAGGTGGACAACTTGCTTATTGTTAATGGTACCGAAGCAAAGGATGGCTATTGGCCGTGGCATGTGGCCATTTTTCACAACAATGCTCGTTCATTCGTTTACAAATGCGGAGGTACAATTCTAAACCAGAATACAGTTCTAACGGGTAGGGTAGACGTAAAACCTGTTTATGACATGAACGTATCATTAAGTTTCCTTACTTTTTGATTTTAGCGGCTCATTGTGTTATGACGTCGAATGGAGTTATTGCAAGAGAGCGCATCATAGTGCAAGTTGGACGAAATCGACTACGCATAGCTAGCAACCGCGCACAAGAACTCGAAGCCTTCCAGTTGATCGTACACCCCGAATATAACATCAATAGTCATCAACACGATATCGCTCTGATAAAGCTCGCCACCGACATCACCTACACCGACTACATCCAACCGATTTGCTTGTGGAATCGAGGTGAAGATCAGAATGCGATCGTTGGCACTTGGGGAACGGTGGTTGGATTCGGTATTGATGAGACCGATGAAGTTTCTGATATACTGCGTGAAGCTACCATTCCCGTCGTTAGCCATATCACCTGCATCGAAAGTAGCCGAGAAGCTTTTAGATTACATCTTACTTCTAAAATGTTTTGCGCTGGTAACCGTGATGGAATCGGAGCCGCAAACGGTGATAGCGGAGGTGGTTTATTCTTTAACTACAGTAACACTTGGTTCATTCGCGGTGTTGTGTCCTTTTCAAAGCTACGCCAAGACTCCACTATTAGCGACACTAAGGGATACACCGTGTTTACCGATGTGGCAAAATA
The Anopheles moucheti chromosome 2, idAnoMoucSN_F20_07, whole genome shotgun sequence genome window above contains:
- the LOC128309655 gene encoding enteropeptidase-like; the protein is MGRARWYEIALVPLCLLLIVNLGLTQNCGQRKVVNFLIVNGSEAKDGHWPWHAAIFHKTALTFDYVCGGTILNQNTILTAAHCVMTFEGIIQPESLVVHLGRHRLRIATMRTQQHEVLELIVHPEYNSNGVRHNIALVELATDITYTDYIQPVCLWNRGEDQKTIVGSWGTVVGFGIDETDTPSDTLREATIPVVSPITCIESDPVYASVLTSDMFCAGNANGISACNQDSGGGIFFKYNDVWYIRGVVSFTRPRQGTLICDPNVYTVFTDVAKYLKWIEQPVGLKRLTA
- the LOC128309664 gene encoding enteropeptidase-like yields the protein MTSNGIIARERLVVQVGRNRLRVASNRAQEHEAFQLIVHPEFIINGIQHNIALIKLATDITYTDYIQPICLWNRGDDLNAIVGSRGTVIGFGIDETDDTSDTLREATIPVVSHITCIESNRKVFASLLTSNMFCAGNRDGIGACNGDAGGGLFFNFNDVWFIRGLMSFAKPLKDVATCDTKEYTVFTDVAKYLSWIEQPSKPVLTASLAHNSCGNRQVDNLLIVNGTEAKDGYWPWHVAIFHNNARSFVYKCGAAHCVMTSNGVIARERIIVQVGRNRLRIASNRAQELEAFQLIVHPEYNINSHQHDIALIKLATDITYTDYIQPICLWNRGEDQNAIVGTWGTVVGFGIDETDEVSDILREATIPVVSHITCIESSREAFRLHLTSKMFCAGNRDGIGAANGDSGGGLFFNYSNTWFIRGVVSFSKLRQDSTISDTKGYTVFTDVAKYLKWIKQHLRGTGGHSIG